The following are encoded together in the Perca fluviatilis chromosome 23, GENO_Pfluv_1.0, whole genome shotgun sequence genome:
- the selenoo2 gene encoding selenoprotein O2 isoform X1: MEPSRCVSTALKRLPFNNTALKKLPVDDSEEPGSRTVPAACFSRIRTLQPLIRPTFVALSRSALALLDLSERDVLSNPQAPEYLSGSRLLPGSDPAAHCYSGHQFGLFAGQLGDGAVMYLGEVESGTHGRWEIQVKGAGVTPYSRDGDGRKVLRSSIREFLCSEAMAALGIPSTRAASLVTSDLYVTRDPLNSGRRIPEHCAVVLRLAPSFIRFGSFEIFLGRDEFSGLQGPSAGRHDIRAQLLDYVIETFYPYIQQTHSNRKDRNMVFFREVMMRTAKLVAQWQCVGFCHGVLNTDNMSILGLTLDYGPFGFMDRFDPDFVCNNSDKRGRYSYQAQPSMCRWNLARLAEALGSELDAAEAGAILDQFMPTYEVFYLCIMRKKLGLVGKEEPEDSELISDLLHLMHNTGADFTNTFRLLSRVPWPDEGHGGRATVEPVVDLILEQCASIEELKVANKPTMENRELAMILSMAQTNPVMFGMVADRPAVSQQLELMGRLKELLETDQVELKKKQRDDWIRWVSQYRRRLPRECDGTGDLSLIKKERLSVMNSTNPSVVLRNYIAQNAIQAAENGDFSEVNTLLKVLENPYSDAFAEPLDGPNACAEKEQNKRILAYDRKPPAWAQTICITUSS; encoded by the exons ATGGAGCCCTCCCGATGCGTGTCCACGGCCCTGAAGCGCCTACCTTTCAACAACACCGCGCTGAAAAAGCTGCCGGTGGACGACTCCGAGGAGCCCGGGTCCCGGACGGTCCCAGCGGCATGTTTCTCAAGAATCCGGACTCTCCAGCCCCTGATACGTCCGACCTTCGTGGCCCTGTCCCGGTCAGCGCTGGCTCTGCTCGACCTGAGTGAGCGGGACGTGCTGAGTAATCCCCAGGCTCCGGAGTATCTGAGCGGCTCCCGGCTGCTGCCGGGCTCCGACCCGGCTGCGCACTGTTACAGCGGGCACCAGTTCGGCCTGTTTGCGGGACAACTGGGAGATGGAGCGGTGATGTACCTGGGGGAGGTAGAGTCGGGCACCCATGGGCGATGGGAGATTCAGGTGAAAGGCGCAGGAGTCACACCTTActccag AGATGGTGATGGCAGGAAGGTGCTTCGCTCCAGCATCAGAGAGTTCCTGTGCAGCGAGGCCATGGCCGCCCTGGGGATACCCAGCACCCGTGCAGCCTCGCTAGTCACCTCCGACCTCTACGTCACCAGAGATCCACTCAACAGCGGCAGGCGCATTCCCGAGCACTGCGCAGTCGTCCTGCGTCTCGCCCCGTCCTTCATCAG ATTTGGATCTTTTGAGATCTTTCTGGGCCGAGATGAGTTCTCAGGCCTGCAGGGTCCCAGTGCAGGACGGCATGACATTCGCGCTCAGCTGCTGGATTATGTCATTGAGACTTTTTATCCTTATATCCAACAGACTCATAGCAACCGGAAAGACAGGAATATGGTTTTTTTCAGAGAG GTGATGATGCGAACCGCTAAGCTAGTGGCCCAGTGGCAGTGTGTTGGTTTTTGCCATGGCGTTCTCAACACGGACAACATGAGCATCTTGGGTCTTACTCTGGACTATGGACCCTTTGGTTTCATGGACAG GTTTGATCCAGATTTCGTCTGCAACAACTCAGACAAAAGAGGGCGCTACTCGTACCAAGCCCAGCCATCTATGTGCCGCTGGAACCTGGCCCGTCTGGCCGAGGCGTTGGGCTCTGAACTGGATGCAGCCGAGGCCGGGGCTATCCTGGATCAATTCATGCCCACATACGAAGTCTTCTACCTGTGTATCATGAGGAAAAAGCTAGGCCTTGTGGGAAAAGAAGAGCCGGAGGACAGCGAACTCATATCAGACCTACTGCACCTTATGCACAACACTG GTGCAGATTTCACCAACACCTTCCGCCTGCTGAGCCGTGTCCCCTGGCCTGACGAGGGCCACGGTGGGAGGGCCACAGTGGAGCCAGTAGTAGACCTCATCCTAGAGCAGTGTGCATCTATTGAGGAGCTAAAGGTGGCTAATAAGCCAACTATGGAGAACCG TGAATTGGCGATGATTCTGTCCATGGCACAAACTAACCCAGTCATGTTTGGGATGGTGGCCGACAGGCCAGCTGTGTCCCAGCAACTGGAACTGATGGGACGGCTAAAGGAGCTGCTCGAGACAGATCAGGTTGAGCTTAAGAAAAAGCAGCGCGATGACTGGATTCGCTGGGTTAGCCAATACAG GAGGCGTTTACCCAGGGAGTGTGATGGCACAGGGGACCTGTCACTAATAAAAAAGGAGCGGCTCAGTGTGATGAACAGCACCAACCCCAGTGTTGTCCTACGCAACTACATCGCCCAGAATGCAATTCAGGCTGCAGAAAATGGAGACTTCTCTGAG GTCAACACGCTCCTCAAAGTTCTGGAGAATCCATATTCTGATGCATTTGCGGAGCCTTTGGATGGACCTAATGCATGTGCTGAAAAGGAGCAGAACAAGAGGATACTTGCCTATGACAGGAAACCTCCCGCCTGGGCACAAACGATTTGCATCACCTGATCATCGTAG
- the selenoo2 gene encoding selenoprotein O2 isoform X2, protein MEPSRCVSTALKRLPFNNTALKKLPVDDSEEPGSRTVPAACFSRIRTLQPLIRPTFVALSRSALALLDLSERDVLSNPQAPEYLSGSRLLPGSDPAAHCYSGHQFGLFAGQLGDGAVMYLGEVESGTHGRWEIQVKGAGVTPYSRDGDGRKVLRSSIREFLCSEAMAALGIPSTRAASLVTSDLYVTRDPLNSGRRIPEHCAVVLRLAPSFIRFGSFEIFLGRDEFSGLQGPSAGRHDIRAQLLDYVIETFYPYIQQTHSNRKDRNMVFFREVMMRTAKLVAQWQCVGFCHGVLNTDNMSILGLTLDYGPFGFMDRFDPDFVCNNSDKRGRYSYQAQPSMCRWNLARLAEALGSELDAAEAGAILDQFMPTYEVFYLCIMRKKLGLVGKEEPEDSELISDLLHLMHNTGADFTNTFRLLSRVPWPDEGHGGRATVEPVVDLILEQCASIEELKHFGEKAYQDNIELAMILSMAQTNPVMFGMVADRPAVSQQLELMGRLKELLETDQVELKKKQRDDWIRWVSQYRRRLPRECDGTGDLSLIKKERLSVMNSTNPSVVLRNYIAQNAIQAAENGDFSEVNTLLKVLENPYSDAFAEPLDGPNACAEKEQNKRILAYDRKPPAWAQTICIT, encoded by the exons ATGGAGCCCTCCCGATGCGTGTCCACGGCCCTGAAGCGCCTACCTTTCAACAACACCGCGCTGAAAAAGCTGCCGGTGGACGACTCCGAGGAGCCCGGGTCCCGGACGGTCCCAGCGGCATGTTTCTCAAGAATCCGGACTCTCCAGCCCCTGATACGTCCGACCTTCGTGGCCCTGTCCCGGTCAGCGCTGGCTCTGCTCGACCTGAGTGAGCGGGACGTGCTGAGTAATCCCCAGGCTCCGGAGTATCTGAGCGGCTCCCGGCTGCTGCCGGGCTCCGACCCGGCTGCGCACTGTTACAGCGGGCACCAGTTCGGCCTGTTTGCGGGACAACTGGGAGATGGAGCGGTGATGTACCTGGGGGAGGTAGAGTCGGGCACCCATGGGCGATGGGAGATTCAGGTGAAAGGCGCAGGAGTCACACCTTActccag AGATGGTGATGGCAGGAAGGTGCTTCGCTCCAGCATCAGAGAGTTCCTGTGCAGCGAGGCCATGGCCGCCCTGGGGATACCCAGCACCCGTGCAGCCTCGCTAGTCACCTCCGACCTCTACGTCACCAGAGATCCACTCAACAGCGGCAGGCGCATTCCCGAGCACTGCGCAGTCGTCCTGCGTCTCGCCCCGTCCTTCATCAG ATTTGGATCTTTTGAGATCTTTCTGGGCCGAGATGAGTTCTCAGGCCTGCAGGGTCCCAGTGCAGGACGGCATGACATTCGCGCTCAGCTGCTGGATTATGTCATTGAGACTTTTTATCCTTATATCCAACAGACTCATAGCAACCGGAAAGACAGGAATATGGTTTTTTTCAGAGAG GTGATGATGCGAACCGCTAAGCTAGTGGCCCAGTGGCAGTGTGTTGGTTTTTGCCATGGCGTTCTCAACACGGACAACATGAGCATCTTGGGTCTTACTCTGGACTATGGACCCTTTGGTTTCATGGACAG GTTTGATCCAGATTTCGTCTGCAACAACTCAGACAAAAGAGGGCGCTACTCGTACCAAGCCCAGCCATCTATGTGCCGCTGGAACCTGGCCCGTCTGGCCGAGGCGTTGGGCTCTGAACTGGATGCAGCCGAGGCCGGGGCTATCCTGGATCAATTCATGCCCACATACGAAGTCTTCTACCTGTGTATCATGAGGAAAAAGCTAGGCCTTGTGGGAAAAGAAGAGCCGGAGGACAGCGAACTCATATCAGACCTACTGCACCTTATGCACAACACTG GTGCAGATTTCACCAACACCTTCCGCCTGCTGAGCCGTGTCCCCTGGCCTGACGAGGGCCACGGTGGGAGGGCCACAGTGGAGCCAGTAGTAGACCTCATCCTAGAGCAGTGTGCATCTATTGAGGAGCTAAAG CATTTTGGGGAAAAAGCTTACCAAGACAATAT TGAATTGGCGATGATTCTGTCCATGGCACAAACTAACCCAGTCATGTTTGGGATGGTGGCCGACAGGCCAGCTGTGTCCCAGCAACTGGAACTGATGGGACGGCTAAAGGAGCTGCTCGAGACAGATCAGGTTGAGCTTAAGAAAAAGCAGCGCGATGACTGGATTCGCTGGGTTAGCCAATACAG GAGGCGTTTACCCAGGGAGTGTGATGGCACAGGGGACCTGTCACTAATAAAAAAGGAGCGGCTCAGTGTGATGAACAGCACCAACCCCAGTGTTGTCCTACGCAACTACATCGCCCAGAATGCAATTCAGGCTGCAGAAAATGGAGACTTCTCTGAG GTCAACACGCTCCTCAAAGTTCTGGAGAATCCATATTCTGATGCATTTGCGGAGCCTTTGGATGGACCTAATGCATGTGCTGAAAAGGAGCAGAACAAGAGGATACTTGCCTATGACAGGAAACCTCCCGCCTGGGCACAAACGATTTGCATCACCTGA